A region of Salvelinus alpinus chromosome 6, SLU_Salpinus.1, whole genome shotgun sequence DNA encodes the following proteins:
- the LOC139578518 gene encoding protein PRRC2C-like isoform X4 has translation MSEKSGQSTKAKDGKTKYATLSLFNTYKGKSLETQKTAVAARHGLQSLGKVAVSRRMPPPANLPSLKAENKGNDPNVNIVPKDGSGWASRPEGGDDRQSETPPPQPKPAAPQPPEVSSSIGGSRSWANSKPPPQLEGGAPRVSSQFHQEFPSLQAAGEAEKGEGQEEEPYGPGPSLRPQNVGSWREGGGRNLTTGASPSEMDSRGPEEGGSVFSTPSPPGEAEEGGRVPPNEKGEVRERLPLSVQPAPLSSQSQLQSSSSVPAQPKLNGGQQASAGVPPQFHPQFRGMMPPYMFHAYPRMPFAPVPGNIRYPVPQDGARRVRPQQGPPQAWLKDPDRPSIISATELKELDNLDTEADEGWAGAQMEVDYTEKLNFSDDEENQAAKGKGENWEWIGKVKRMRPPRPSDGQEGSKGSWVDGRDPRAPSPGTMGQYKTGPPQDYQGQPGGRLVGSRAPRVVKPPTAAPSGEEDSEAWRQQRKKQDLSEAVERARRRREEEEKRMEEQRLAACAEKLKRLNEKLRPATEATSVPSPETTNEEMRAVCEDTPPLSVPPPISSPAPSQAGPLPQPLTIPAPLQDRERMERERMERERMERERMERERMERERMERERMERERMERERMERERMARERMERVEPSAEESQFVPRQPSPPVQRPESIPPEPQLGEGPLGEVGPLGEVGPLGEVGPLGEVGPLGEVGPLGEVGPLGEVGHLSEVSHLSEVSPLVDESQTERLIPIPIREYFSTDESRVEERVPLSLHRMDPPIGEDTPVAPPDLEGEAGAAIRPSLTSGYSKQFQKSLPPRFLRQQEQMKQQQWQQQQQQGGGGGGGGGTVSPSGGGAGGGGSVATPQQQQHRSLYQPIGPPHHQQHLANMGFDPRWLMMQSYMDPRIMSGRPPLDMPNMHPGPGRMGPKQIVRREAGDKSSSSSDSFDHLTRPIRDHSLPSEPRTVWGSDPYAQTDPLTSVTPPKGWEDKDTRLDSGLELDRGSPVIYPSQDISPLEPRSKTDFFRNPTEPMSGFGPGPEEAPGSLQTERGPGESPFEPEEPCLPTGEEVEALGQAMLQRTISQGSSHSLKLDEPRFDSLPLGTKTLELQDAGERPGPDQLNPRKEPFSQAAVANNRPNPPSDSLHKPEKLPLSAPSKQKAELRLGGRSVAGRREGPGGERPVRRSGPIKKPVLRDMKEEREQREERERHRERGERPKKEERGGAKAAFAAAAVSGAPRDRPQGERERDRERDGKREAPETEEGSMNGPQRSRDTQALSGAQTPASQDNKTDKPTTNDKHPEPKLSCRKESNLPPRAYRREERERERERERERDREREMERDRERDWPADGFRARGRGEYYSRGRSFRGTYSGRNRGGRGRSRGEYPYREPRSRSDLQAAGGGIAFRCCREESETRSESSDFEVMPKRRRRRGSNTESESEGGRESASDTGASDREPSAKPPRPLRRELPGEPRSGPHKPGFGPPHLGEKGGLRGGDEEGRPKPGFLPKGEPSRRGRGGLYSRRGGTRERGGPRSAPLRRPGTRELSSQWPSRPMETFRPEDTEPSSRYDNRDTHSDRRPVRGDRDRPFEVKKFGEGGPQSSRDRERPRRPRPARPPRQDKPPRFRRLKEREAAVLAGGETGPVPTSTASLPALVRASGPGPVSLSPTLSRASGTPVTMTVEGGPTAADLHLTSDPALPDATPPTTSAMGTKSPDFSNQNSSDQANEEWETASESSDFNERREREERRGALEAANAATQPSAPAPLPPQGSAPPSRTPTEGGMTPKREAAGPAWARRSFSSQRPVERQNRRGNSGPKPGRGYTGGKGERRGGTKAGRRGAAPNPDSAPGGGAVRPGGKDPSGRRKDDAKQTKQKPKEKENALLQFDLNNYASVVIIDDHPEVTTLEDTQSNTADDGFTEVVSRKQQKRLQDEERRKKEEQTTQHYGKKGSGEKGRGGGGGKLPPRFAKKQQQQQASQQQQASLPQPPPPPKKNKPHLSAPQFPPPSQPAAAPQTLEGSLTPLPSALTPTIVDFSSKTSLPPVALATQPHSTLGTELWENKVAGSTVLPDVKKLGPISPPQPPSVSAWNKPLTTFTGAVTPEGVKPGSEGSVDLGMDRIQFGAPSSAGSTDSDGVPAMLETGPDNKLPAPKEQRQKQPRAGPIKTQKIPDMEPKEYKPGPIGKERSLRNRKAKDIHGGEGEGLDGGIAPGGGASRAVDSSPTNTDTSVPELGGDIEGMITIASAEYASSSKESVTDYTTPSSSLADSVPTGGSKMEESLVANVPLPHSLPLPRREALQQSSGLSTVSPASVDLTLKMESARKAWENSPSLVEKSSPVTSSSPITSCTSSSYSSFSSASMPQIPVASVTPSTSLTGAGTYTTSSLSTKTTTASDPPNICKVKPQQLQTGSMSGTSFSQLGCVAPLLPQQQQTPQVYVSQSAAAQIPAFYMDTSHLFSNPRLAPPSLAQQQGYQPRLSQPYKALFSPLQQAAGQQIPIPIYAPLQGQHQHQHTHQHTHSHQAQLGLNTGPPVSQPQDLFSSSLQPYRSQQAFMQSSLSQPSPMMLSGPSLHSYPGVGGPDLGKPQSSLAYQQPSNTHIPILFEPQLNQPSGMGGSQLIDTHLLQVWDKRQGMSQHSNLYSGQVQQHGQNSYYSNTQSPSSAMQQVQVPLPGSQLGLPNYGSGGGQPLLALPPTPPQAQPPSLSRQPPVSQPYRGPFGPGPTHSMMQPPSSKMCEMDLKLFGSGMDMKPGTPPHSARSTTPTSSPYSQSSKMNSMLYQKQFQPSSAAMRVTQHFPGQFNPQILSQPNMVSPLVRPPPHTQHANSFGGGMQRSPMGPPPMSPSLGGGLMPHPRPLPQQQQFPQQHLSHPPRGPPPPLAPRGPPGPRGNQAEQDLKAKQRAEVLQSTHKFFSEQQLKAPSVSKPSRLDQGGGKSPLDILPPNHQTVGVVERPEPDKSSLSVGKPIRTGPIKPQAIKPEEGK, from the exons ATGTTGGTAGTTGGCGAGAGGGCGGGGGCAGGAATCTGACCACAGGAGCCAGCCCTTCTGAGATGGACAGCCGTGGGCCAGAGGAGGGAGGGTCGGTTTTCAGCACCCCCTCACCCCCTGGGGAGGCGGAGGAGGGGGGCAGGGTGCCCCCTAATGAGAAGGGAGAAGTCAGGGAGAGGCTGCCCCTGTCTGTCCAGCCTGCACCCCTCTCCTCCCAGTCCCAGCTACAATCATCCTCCTCTGTGCCTGCCCAGCCTAAACTCAACGGGGGCCAGCAGGCCTCTGCCGGGGTGCCTCCCCAGTTCCACCCCCAGTTCAGGGGCATGATGCCACCTTAT ATGTTCCACGCGTACCCCAGAATGCCCTTTGCTCCAGTGCCAGGGAACATAAGATACCCTGTTCCACAGGATGGAGCcag GAGGGTCCGTCCCCAGCAGGGCCCCCCCCAGGCCTGGCTCAAGGATCCAGACAGACCCTCCATCATCAGCGCCACAGAGCTCAAAGAGCTTGACAACCTGGACACTGAAGCTGACGAGGGCTGGGCTG GAGCTCAGATGGAGGTAGACTACACAGAGAAACTCAACTTCAGTGACGATGAGGAGAACCAAGCCGCCAAGGGGAAAGGAGAAAACTG GGAGTGGATCGGTAAAGTGAAGCGGATGAGGCCGCCACGCCCCTCAGATGGCCAGGAGGGCAGCAAAGGCTCATGGGTAGATGGAAGGGACCCCAGGGCGCCCTCCCCAGGCACTATGGGGCAGTACAAGACCGGCCCACCACAGGACTACCAG GGTCAGCCAGGTGGGCGCTTGGTAGGCAGCAGAGCCCCTCGCGTGGTCAAACCCCCCACCGCAGCTCCCTCTGGCGAGGAGGATTCAGAGGCCTGGCGCCAGCAACGCAAGAAGCAGGACCTGTCGGAAGCAGTAGAAAGAGCCAggcggaggagagaagaggaggagaagaggatggAAGAGCAGAGACTCGCCGCCTGCGCAGAGAAACTCAAGCGCCTTAACGAGAAACTCCGCCCAGCAACAGAGGCCACGTCCGTCCCTTCCCCAGAGACAACCAATGAAGAGATGAGAGCTGTGTGTGAAGACACACCCCCTTTGTCTGTTCCTCCCCCCATCTCCAGCCCTGCACCTTCTCAGGCTGGCCCTCTCCCACAGCCCCTGACCATACCAGCCCCTCtccaagacagagagaggatggaaagagagaggatggaaagagagaggatggaaagagagaggatggaaagagagaggatggaaagagagaggatggaaagagagaggatggaaagagagaggatggaaagagagaggatggaaagagagaggatggcAAGAGAGAGGATGGAAAGAGTAGAGCCTAGTGCGGAGGAGAGTCAGTTTGTGCCTCGCCAGCCCAGCCCTCCAGTTCAAAGACCAGAGTCCATACCCCCAGAGCCTCAGCTCGGAGAGGGCCCCCTAGGTGAGGTGGGCCCCCTAGGTGAGGTGGGCCCCCTAGGTGAGGTGGGCCCCCTAGGTGAGGTGGGCCCCCTAGGTGAGGTGGGCCCCCTAGGTGAGGTGGGCCCCCTAGGTGAGGTGGGCCACCTGAGCGAGGTAAGCCACCTGAGCGAGGTAAGCCCCCTGGTGGATGAGAGCCAGACTGAGAGACTGATTCCCATACCTATCCGAGAGTACTTCAGCACCGATGAGAGTAGAG tggagGAGCGTGTGCCCCTGTCTCTGCACCGTATGGACCCCCCCATTGGAGAGGACACCCCGGTGGCCCCCCCAGAcctggagggagaggcaggggctGCCATACGCCCCTCTCTCACCTCGGGATACTCCAAACAATTCCAGAAGTCTCTGCCCCCACGCTTCCTCAGGCAGCAG GAGCAGATGAAGCAGCAGCAgtggcagcagcaacagcagcagggtggtggaggaggaggtggtggtgggacTGTGTCCCCATCAGGGGGAGGTGCGGGTGGAGGAGGAAGTGTAGCTaccccccagcagcagcagcaccgcTCCCTGTACCAGCCCATTGGCCCCCCTCACCATCAGCAGCACCTGGCTAACATGGGCTTTGACCCCCGCTGGCTCATGATGCAGTCATACATGGACCCCCGCATAATGTCTGGAAGACCACCGCTCGACATGCCAAACATGCACCCTGGACCTG GGCGGATGGGTCCTAAGCAGATAGTTCGTAGAGAAGCAGGGGACAAGTCCAGCTCCAGTTCTGACTCCTTTGACCACCTGACCAGGCCAATACGGGACCACAGTCTCCCCTCTGAACCACGTACGGTGTGGGGGTCTGATCCGTACGCACAAACTGATCCCCTAACCTCTGTCACTCCCCCTAAAGGATGGGAGGACAAGGACACCAG GTTGGACTCTGGGTTGGAGCTGGACCGAGGTTCACCAGTTATTTACCCCAGCCAGGATATCAGTCCTCTTGAGCCCCGCAGCAAGACTGACTTCTTCAGAAACCCCACAGAGCCCATGTCAGGGTTTGGTCCGGGCCCCGAGGAGGCTCCAGGATccctgcagacagagagagggcctGGTGAGTCCCCTTTTGAGCCAGAGGAGCCTTGCCTGCCCACTGGAGAGGAGGTTGAGGCTCTGGGACAGGCCATGCTACAGAGGACCATCTCCCAGGGCTCCAGCCACTCACTCAAACTGGACGAGCCTAGGTTCGACAGCCTCCCCTTGGGCACAAAGACACTTGAGCTCCAGGATGCAGGGGAGAGGCCAGGCCCAGACCAACTGAATCCTAGGAAAGAGCCTTTCTCCCAGGCTGCTGTGGCCAACAACAGGCCCAACCCTCCATCCGACAGCCTCCACAAGCCAGAGAAGCTGCCCTTGTCAGCCCCTAGCAAGCAGAAGGCTGAGTTGCGTTTGGGAGGGAGGTCAGTGGCCGGCCGGAGGGAAGGGCCAGGGGGTGAGAGGCCTGTACGCAGGTCTGGACCCATTAAGAAACCTGTACTCCGAGAcatgaaggaagagagagagcagcgggaggagagagaacgacacagagagagaggggagagacccaAGAAGGAGGAGCGAGGAGGAGCAAAAGCTGCCTTCGCAGCTGCTGCTGTGTCTGGGGCCCCCAGGGACAGGCcccagggagaaagagagagggacagggagagggatgGGAAGAGGGAGGCCCCTGAGACTGAGGAGGGGTCTATGAATGGCCCCCAGAGATCCAGAGACACACAGGCCCTATCAGGAGCACAGACACCAGCCTCCCAGGACAACAAGACAGACAAACCAACAACCAATGATAAACACCCTGAACCTAAACTATCCTGTAGGAAGGAGTCCAACCTACCTCCAAGGGCCTACCGccgtgaggagagggagagggagagagagagagaaagggaaagggatcgggaaagagagatggagcgggacagagagagagactggccgGCTGATGGTTTTCGAGCCAGAGGCAGAGGGGAGTACTACTCGCGAGGACGGAGTTTCCGGGGGACTTACAGTGGTCGAAATAGAGGTGGCCGGGGTCGTAGTCGAGGGGAGTACCCTTACCGGGAGCCACGCTCTCGCTCAGACCTCCAAGCCGCCGGTGGCGGCATTGCCTTCCGCTGCTGTCGTGAAGAGAGCGAGACGCGCAGCGAGAGCTCCGACTTCGAGGTGATGCCCAAACGCAGGAGGCGCCGTGGCTCCAATACCGAATCAGAGAGTGAAGGAGGACGGGAGTCCGCTAGCGACACGGGGGCTTCAGACCGTGAGCCCAGCGCTAAACCACCCCGGCCGCTCCGCAGGGAACTACCAGGAGAGCCCCGCTCCGGACCACACAAACCTGGCTTTGGACCCCCTCACCTGGGAGAGAAAGGAGGGCTCAGGGGAGGAGACGAGGAGGGTAGGCCCAAGCCAGGCTTCCTGCCCAAAGGAGAGCCGTCACGGCGGGGGAGAGGGGGCCTGTACAGCAGGCGAGGGGGAACCAGGGAGAGAGGAGGTCCTAGGTCAGCTCCTCTCAGACGACCAGGAACCAGAGAGTTGTCCTCCCAGTGGCCCTCAAGACCCATGGAGACCTTCCGCCCTGAGGACACAGAACCCTCATCACGCTACGACAATCGGGACACCCACTCTGACCGACGGCCTGTACGAGGGGACAGAGACCGTCCTTTCGAGGTGAAGAAGTTTGGTGAGGGGGGACCACAGagtagcagagacagagagaggccccGTCGTCCTCGTCCAGCCCGACCCCCCAGACAGGACAAACCCCCCCGCTTCCGgaggctgaaggagagagaggctgCCGTCttagctggaggagagacaggacctGTACCCACCTCCACTGCCTCCCTCCCAGCCTTAGTGCGTGCCTCTGGGCCtggccctgtctccctgtcccctaCCCTCTCCAGAGCTTCAGGGACCCCTGTCACCATGACTGTAGAGGGGGGACCCACAGCCGCTGACCtgcacctgacctctgacccagcCCTGCCTGATGCCACCCCTCCCACCACCTCTGCCATGGGCACCAAGTCACCTGACTTTTCCAACCAGAACTCTTCTGACCAGGCCAACGAGGAGTGGGAGACGGCGTCAGAGAGCAGTGACTTTAACGAAcggagagaacgagaggagaggaggggagcgcTGGAGGCTGCTAACGCAGCTACCCAGCCCTCGGCCCCAGCCCCCCTACCCCCTCAAGGCTCAGCACCCCCCAGTAGGACCCCCACTGAGGGAGGGATGACGCCCAAACGCGAAGCAGCGGGGCCTGCCTGGGCCAGGAGGAGTTTCTCCAGTCAGCGTCCGGTGGAGAGGCAGAATCGCAGGGGGAACAGCGGACCCAAACCAGGCCGTGGCTACactggggggaagggagagaggagaggagggaccaaGGCTGGACGCAGAGG agCTGCCCCTAACCCAGACTCAGCCCCAGGTGGGGGAGCAGTGCGCCCTGGGGGTAAAGATCCATCTGGACGCAGGAAGGACGatgccaaacagaccaaacagaaaCCCAAGGAGAAGGAGAATGCTTTGTTGCAGTTTGACCTCAACAACTACGcca GTGTGGTGATCATAGATGACCATCCAGAGGTGACTACCTTAGAGGACACCCAGTCTAACACTGCAGACGACGGCTTCACTGAGGTGGTCTCACGTAAACAACAGAAACGATTAcaggacgaggagaggaggaagaaagaaGAACAGACTACACAg CACTATGGGAAGAAAGgatcaggggagaaggggagaggaggaggaggaggcaagcTGCCTCCCAGATTCGCCaaaaagcagcagcagcaacaagcATCGCAACAACAGCAAGCCTCACTGCCAcagcccccacccccccccaaaaaaaacaagcCCCATCTCTCTGCCCCCCAGTTCCCTCCCCCTTCCCAGCCTGCTGCCGCTCCCCAGACTCTGGAGGGCTCTTTAACCCCTCTACCCTCCGCCCTGACCCCCACCATCGTGGACTTCAGCTCGAAGACCTCCCTGCCACCTGTGGCCCTAGCCACGCAGCCCCACAGCACTCTGGGTACGGAACTCTGGGAAAACAAGGTGGCCGGATCCACCGTCCTGCCCGACGTCAAGAAAC tTGGACCTATCAGCCCTCCTCAGCCTCCTTCAGTCAGTGCCTGGAACAAACCTCTCACCACCTTCACTGGGGCCGTCACTCCTGAG GGAGTCAAACCTGGCTCAGAAGGCAGTGTGGATCTGGGGATGGACAGGATCCAGTTTGGAGCCCCGTCCTCAGCTGGCAGTACAGACAGCGATGGTGTACCAGCCATGCTAGAGACTGGACCTGACAACAAACTACCTGCTCCTAaagaacagagacagaaacagcccCGTGCGGGGCCCATCAAAACACAGAAG atCCCTGACATGGAGCCTAAGGAGTACAAGCCTGGCCCTATCGGTAAAGAACGCTCCCTTCGTAACCGCAAGGCTAAGGACATCcatgggggggagggagagggtctGGATGGGGGGATAGCACCAGGAGGAGGGGCCAGCAGAGCGGTGGACTCCAGCCCTACCAACACCGACACCTCTGTTCCTGAGCTGGGGGGTGACATCGAGGGGATGATCACCATAGCCTCTGCAGAGTATGCCAGCAGTTCCAAG GAGTCAGTGACTGACTACACCACCCCTTCGTCGTCTCTGGCTGACAGCGTTCCTACTGGAGGGAGTAAGATGGAGGAGAGCCTGGTAGCCAACGTGCCCCTGCCccactctctgcctctccctcgtAGAGAGGCGCTACAGCAGAGCTCCGGCCTCAGTACTGTCTCTCCTGCTAGCGTTGACCTCACACTGAAG ATGGAGTCAGCTCGTAAAGCGTGGGAGAACTCCCCCAGCCTGGTAGAGAAGAGCTCTCCTGTCACCTCCTCTTCTCCCATCACCTCCTGCAcgtcctcctcctactcctccttctcctctgcctCCATGCCTCAGATACCAGTGGCCTCCGTTACGCCAAGCACCTCTCTGACag gTGCTGGGACCTACACCACGTCCTCTCTGAGCACTAAGACCACCACGGCCTCTGACCCCCCCAACATCTGCAAGGTGAAACCCCAGCAGCTGCAGACTGGATCCATGAGCGGGACCAGCTTCTCCCAGCTGGGCTGTGTGGCCCCCTTGCTGCCCCAGCAGCAACAGACTCCACAGGTCTACGTCTCCCAGTCTGCAGCAG CCCAGATTCCAGCGTTCTACATGGACACCAGTCACCTGTTCAGCAACCCCCGCCTGGCACCTCCCTCTCTGGCACAGCAGCAGGGCTACCAGCCTAGACTCTCACAG CCTTATAAGGCCTTATTTTCTCCCCTCCAGCAGGCAGCAGGGCAGCAGATTCCAATCCCCATCTATGCTCCCCTGCAGGGCCAGCAccaacaccaacacacacaccaacacacacactctcaccagGCCCAGCTAGGCCTCAACACCGGACCTCCCGTCTCCCAGCCACAGGACCTCTTCAGCTCCTCACTGCagccttacag GTCTCAGCAGGCCTTTATGCAGAGCAGCCTGTCCCAGCCCAGCCCCATGATGTTATCAGGGCCGTCTCTCCACAGCTACCCCGGGGTTGGGGGCCCTGACCTGGGCAAGCCTCAGTCCAGCCTGGCCTACCAGCagccctccaacacacacatccccatcCTGTTTGAACCACAGCTCAACCAGCCCTCTGGCATGGGAGGATCCCAGCTGATAGACACACACCTACTGCAGGTATGGGATAAG CGTCAGGGGATGAGTCAGCATTCTAACCTGTACTCGGGGCAGGTGCAGCAACACGGACAGAACAGTTACTATAGTAACACACAGTCTCCTAGCTCTGCCATGCAGCAG gtGCAAGTCCCTCTGCCGGGCTCCCAGCTAGGTCTTCCTAACTATGGTTCTGGGGGTGGCCAACCCCTCCTGGcgctgccccccacccctccccagGCTCAGCCCCCCAGCCTCAGCCGCCAGCCCCCCGTCTCTCAGCCCTACAGGGGTCCCTTTGGACCCGGAcccacacacagcatgatgcagccTCCCTCCAGCAAG ATGTGTGAGATGGACCTGAAGCTGTTTGGCAGTGGGATGGACATGAAGCCTGGAACTCCTCCTCACAGCGCTAGGAGcactacccctacatctagtccttacag CCAGTCCAGTAAGATGAACAGCATGCTGTACCAGAAACAGTTCCAGCCCAGCTCTGCTGCCATGAGGGTCACACAGCACTTCCCTGGACAGTTCAACCCacag ATTCTGTCTCAGCCCAACATGGTCTCTCCTCTGGTGCGCCCTCCCCCCCACACCCAACATGCTAACTCATTTGGTGGAGGGATGCAGCGTTCGCCAATGGGCCCACCACCCATGTCTCCCTCTCTGGGAGGAGGGCTGATGCCTCACCCCCGGCCGCTACCGCAGCAGCAGCAGTTCCCCCAGCAGCACCTCTCCCACCCCCCCAGAGGGCCTCCTCCCCCCCTCGCACCTCGAGGCCCACCAGGTCCCAGAGGCAACCAGGCAGAGCAGGACCTCAAG GCGAAGCAGCGAGCCGAGGTGCTCCAATCGACTCATAAATTCTTCTCAGAGCAGCAACTCAAGGCTCCGTCAGTCTCCAAACCCTCTCGTCTCGACCAGGGGGGAGGCAAATCCCCCCTCGACATCCTGCCCCCCAACCACCAGACCGTAGGAGTCGTGGAGCGCCCTGAGCCCGACAAATCCTCTCTGTCGGTGGGCAAGCCCATCCGGACCGGCCCTATCAAGCCCCAGGCCATCAAACCAGAGGAGGGGAAGTAG